Below is a genomic region from Rhinolophus sinicus isolate RSC01 linkage group LG11, ASM3656204v1, whole genome shotgun sequence.
tctgtctctgtctttccctctcaTAGTTACTTCATCTCTTTGTGTCTCTGCTTCTCTTCATCAGTCCCTGCTTGGTGGCTTTTCCAGCGtctttctttctatgtatctctGGCTTCTTCTCTGATGGTCTCTCCGCCAGTCTCTATTTTTATCCCTCTGACACACCCCTCGTGTCCACTTctccgtctgtctgtctctccccctccTACTTCTCCTCAGGTCCCAGCTCCTGGTCCCAATTAGTTAGTAGCAGTCAAGGCAGCGGCGGGGCCCCCACCCCCGGCTCCTCATTACCGCTAGTGGCTCCTAATGAGCCTGGGGGGAGGCTGACCCCGCGGCCCTAGTCCCCTGGTCTGCGTCACTGCCCGCTGCGGGGGCCGTGGAAGGGATCCGTATAAGGGGGCCGCCAGCCTCGCTTCCGGAGCCCACTACGCGGTAGGGGGCCCTGCGCGCAGGCTGTCGAGGTGGGTGGACTCTGGAGTCCTGGGTTCTGGGCCAGGACAGGGTCACTGAGCCTTCCCTGTCTCTCCACAGGTGATGGAGACTCGCCAGGTGCCCAGGAGCTCCCGGGTgcggctgctgctgctcctcttGCTGCTTGTGCCCTGGGGCATCCGCACTGCCTCAGGCGTCGCCCTGCCCCCCGCGGGGGTCTTCAGGTACGTGCGATGCCCCAGGACTCCCAGGGATGGGTGGGGACTCAGAGAGGTGGGAAGAGACCCAAAGAGAAAGGGggacagagactcagagagggggacagagacccagagagaggagGACAGAGACTAGGGGTGGGGACAGATAGGGTGGACGGAATCagcaagagaaatacaaaaagataGATTCTGAAAAAGGCCTCAAGAGACTTGAAAGGAGTCAAAGCAGAAATGGATTCGTTCCTTGAACAATGGTAATTGGGTTCTTGGGGTGTGCCAGGCCGTGCGCTGAGCGCTGGGGGCGGACCAGTGCATCAGACTCGGTCTCTGTACTCAAGGAGCTCCGAAACTGGtgaacagagagacagagacccacacagagaaaaagagacgGGGACAGAGATGAAGCCACCCCACAGACGTTGCAGGAACAGGGCTTCGAGTTAGACCACCGGGAGGACAGGCGGCGGCGGGCGGGGGGCCTGGACGCATGGTAACCGCGTCTCTCGGTCTCCCCACAGCGTCCGCTCCCCCAGCCGGGCCTGGGTGGGTCCCGCCACCACCCTGTCGCGGCGGAGTCTGGCGCTGGCGGACGACGCGGCCTTCCGGGAGCGCGCGCGGATGCTGGCCGCCCTCGAGCGCCGCCACTGGCTGAACTCGTACATGCACAAACTGTTGGTGCTGGACGCGCGCTGAGAGCCCGCTCGCGCGCACATTAATAAAGACCCTGCTGTGCGTCCGAACTGCGCCTCCTTTCTGCgcccggtgtgtgtgtgtctgcgtgtgtgtgtgtgtggggggggtaccACGGCGGGCCCAGCATTCGCTACTCTGGCGTCTCGCCCTcagtctcctcttttctctccttaaaaaaatatttccctccATTCACTCATCGCCCCCCCCATCTCTGCTCTACCCGTGCCCCCGCCCCAGCTCTGTCCCTCCCTTCACTCTGTGCCTCTGTCCCTCT
It encodes:
- the PTH2 gene encoding tuberoinfundibular peptide of 39 residues, with the protein product METRQVPRSSRVRLLLLLLLLVPWGIRTASGVALPPAGVFSVRSPSRAWVGPATTLSRRSLALADDAAFRERARMLAALERRHWLNSYMHKLLVLDAR